A single window of Thalassomonas viridans DNA harbors:
- a CDS encoding substrate-binding periplasmic protein, with protein sequence MAKSLSALLLLCSSLWQTLWAQEVTIVAGPILDIINQQGTGPYQQILHQAAQRSGIELVETFYPLKRAVETFKHKKSLAIYLMIDAFKEEISRNEIITTYPIGIYKLYIFTRKDQTAISSYAQLKGKRVGGVFGYEGSYQSLINRGIQVYYISDEKAQLDKLNNGRVDAILGFLPDWLPYLEQLNYDESFPVDIGYDYIVVWNTPQGQAFVDKISPALQQMKHEGTLKKILADHYLDFDYKVTKTFEWQPTDKSQPNTSEP encoded by the coding sequence ATGGCAAAATCACTTAGCGCGCTCTTGCTTCTATGCTCTTCCCTGTGGCAAACACTGTGGGCGCAGGAAGTCACTATTGTTGCCGGACCTATATTGGATATCATCAACCAGCAGGGTACAGGCCCCTACCAACAAATATTACACCAGGCGGCACAGCGCAGCGGTATTGAACTTGTTGAAACATTCTATCCCCTGAAGCGGGCAGTAGAAACTTTTAAACATAAAAAGTCCCTGGCAATTTACCTGATGATAGATGCCTTCAAAGAGGAAATCAGCAGAAATGAAATCATTACTACCTACCCTATAGGCATCTATAAACTCTATATTTTCACCCGCAAAGACCAGACAGCAATTTCCAGTTATGCCCAACTCAAAGGAAAACGGGTCGGCGGGGTTTTTGGTTATGAGGGCTCATACCAGTCCCTGATCAACAGGGGTATTCAGGTCTATTACATCAGTGACGAAAAGGCACAGCTGGATAAACTAAACAATGGCCGTGTCGATGCCATTTTAGGTTTTCTTCCCGACTGGCTCCCTTATTTAGAACAACTGAATTACGACGAAAGCTTTCCTGTCGATATAGGTTACGATTACATAGTGGTTTGGAATACCCCGCAAGGACAGGCTTTTGTTGATAAGATCTCCCCCGCCCTGCAACAAATGAAACATGAAGGTACCCTGAAAAAAATCCTCGCCGACCACTACCTTGATTTCGACTATAAAGTCACCAAAACATTTGAATGGCAGCCGACAGACAAGTCGCAACCAAATACCTCCGAGCCTTAA
- a CDS encoding di-heme oxidoredictase family protein: METTSNFKRWRQPLRLIRPGCSAALLALTGVISCVQAADWPTEQIGAGAVSLEAVGEQLFDWQGPFPRSSRTTPANPYLTSNFTGPIPTNDWASSLLMDPFSKSLYAHPLSFKATNEGLEVSLPPVTIGNVDNMGETSVRRMHDGNVDLVVKPSTFAPVDARADKITDWSYDIVMANGSRAMKSTIAHGLPYAFFEFTASEPVISLKRGTSMEVVGNHGHQLHIRIWDPIANRFNHYGLFAPSGTNWSISATQLSADLPSGKNYFTLAGLPDGANKTFLAFADKAYNFVTDTKVSWSVSDTSGQVSTQYQITTEVKAEGNSGGTLMALYPHQWRNLSGNTTGDEYQSIRGVMKLVAGSSFTTVMDYHGILPRMPNLPDAGAVGQVTQHLADYYGYGASLTPKFIQPGADAGNTGYDTYWMGKNLNRLSGLIGIADMLDDSDAGVTPMTTDMLDSLKGQLEYWFDGNKPTPDSYFYYNQDYGTLIGYPASYGSDNDLNDHHFHYGYWINAAAQVALRDPDWARDENWGGMVKELINDIAGYDRNSSRYPFLRNFDIYEGHSWASGTVPHNPDGVWAGGNNNEASSEGINAWAGLILWGEATGDKAIRDLGIYLYTHEVETANSYWFNLYGDIGHKDYPNIEASRVWGGGYDHSTWWTEDPVQTHAINFLPITAASMYLGENPDFVQQNFDAIWGEYELWDGNSGVEDKELMRDRWQDLISEYLAFADPDAALARWKSTNISDDPVNGIDPALGIEFGESRAHTYHHIKSLQLLGQPDFSIRPVGHSLGLVFNKNGVKTYVAYNAANTDKTLLFSDGKGLVVPANSMAQGPGVTISDSDNDGVADPLDLCPNTPTGTQVDANGCPVTVTDSDNDGVIDSQDLCPNTPAGTQVDANGCPIMITDSDNDGVADNLDLCPNTPAGTQVDANGCPVTVTDSDNDGVADNLDLCPDTPAGTQVDANGCPVTVTDSDNDGVADNLDLCPNTPAGIQVDANGCPLVVQEFGIAQNTATSVTFYVNTNDWAIVHYQVNSGGQLNVQMTHNGSRNEYTVTGLNPGDSIDYWFTYNTPTGAIDTPSQPSYTVTGSTTPNDSDNDGVPDSSDLCPGTPAGTQVDNSGCPVTTPEPEPTPDDDFGITQPSTTAVNFYVNTSDWAIVHYKVNKGTQQNVTMAAIGNQKTYTVEGLTPGDSIDYWFTYNTPTGAIDTPPQPTYQVASTPDGPDTPAPDSDGDGIPDSRDLCADTPPGTQVDNNGCPVNTLVNQEVASANGLLVGGADSPFPGFTLYSFDNDSTGQSNCFDACAQSWPPLLVTDGVPSGIPHQSDLSTVDRGNGTFQVAYLGKPLYFYSGDSAAGQTGGQGQNNLWWTVGYGQTLGEIVPLYDESTPLADAITFDRGDALVTRFSDRARDRHAKENHFQAYDHFLSFYWEDRTAAIEIIDYVAKGGSSIRMNVKTLNKLDDLQAENRWWYMGNNTLAEYCGNGVMTTQDNRNYVKEESWNCRENRPIQIGDKLEFEISQFLDAATLARGRANYYGTTYLYIVGEGIVPWDVTDKEAFVGGKTFQRDSVPIPESARAGGDTSLHVQMTAEPDGHFQQMATNLAYDNGQPWVLGRRLHHSSFVDGSHDENAENGVFEEVAGLTERHYINERCSSCHVRNGRAVAAEPGKALEKWVFKVGDVNGNPHPELGRVLQGRASGAVGEGSASIASWTEANGLRSPNYQFSGITPEQFSARITPQLNGLGLLEAIPESSILALADENDSNGDGISGKAAKVLDPVTGETRLGRFGYKAGNASIEHQVAMALNVDMGVMTSILPNPDCGSAQTDCARSGSQLADEHLENLVKYISLLGVRSLRDYNDPEVLRGKQVFNNISCNVCHIESFETSEFHPLAELRSQTIYPYTDMLLHDMGPGLADNLGEGLATGAEWRTAPLWGVGLAACVTGGVTGIPGGVAFGLDGNETCTPKHGYLHDGRARTLDEAILWHGGEGQAAADAYRNLSAGDKTALLKFIGSL, encoded by the coding sequence ATGGAAACAACGAGTAATTTCAAGCGATGGCGACAACCGTTAAGGTTAATCCGCCCTGGCTGCTCTGCCGCATTGCTGGCCCTGACCGGGGTCATCTCCTGCGTCCAGGCTGCCGACTGGCCGACAGAGCAAATCGGCGCCGGGGCCGTCAGCCTCGAAGCCGTCGGCGAGCAACTTTTTGACTGGCAGGGACCATTCCCCCGCTCCAGTCGAACAACACCGGCCAACCCGTATTTAACCTCAAATTTTACCGGCCCTATTCCAACCAACGACTGGGCGTCAAGCTTGCTCATGGATCCCTTTTCCAAATCCCTTTATGCCCACCCGCTAAGTTTTAAGGCCACCAATGAAGGGTTAGAAGTCAGCCTGCCGCCGGTCACTATCGGCAACGTAGATAATATGGGGGAAACGTCCGTCAGGCGCATGCACGACGGTAATGTCGATTTAGTGGTCAAACCGTCCACCTTTGCCCCGGTTGATGCCAGGGCGGACAAGATCACCGACTGGAGCTATGACATCGTCATGGCAAACGGCAGCAGGGCCATGAAAAGCACCATAGCCCACGGCCTGCCCTATGCTTTTTTTGAATTTACCGCCAGCGAGCCTGTTATCAGCCTTAAACGCGGCACCAGTATGGAGGTCGTCGGCAATCACGGCCACCAGCTCCATATCCGCATATGGGACCCTATCGCCAACCGGTTTAACCATTACGGTTTATTTGCCCCTTCTGGCACCAACTGGAGCATCTCCGCCACGCAGCTCAGTGCCGACCTGCCGTCCGGCAAAAATTACTTTACCCTTGCCGGCCTGCCCGACGGTGCAAACAAGACTTTCCTGGCCTTCGCCGATAAAGCCTATAACTTTGTCACCGACACCAAAGTTTCCTGGTCGGTAAGCGACACCAGCGGGCAAGTGAGCACCCAATACCAGATCACCACAGAGGTCAAAGCCGAAGGCAACAGCGGCGGCACCCTGATGGCCCTCTACCCCCACCAGTGGCGTAACCTCAGCGGCAACACCACAGGCGACGAGTACCAGAGTATCCGCGGGGTGATGAAACTCGTTGCCGGCAGCAGTTTTACCACCGTTATGGATTATCACGGCATTTTACCCCGGATGCCAAACCTGCCGGATGCCGGTGCTGTGGGACAAGTTACCCAGCACCTGGCAGATTATTACGGCTACGGCGCGTCATTAACTCCTAAGTTTATCCAACCGGGAGCCGATGCCGGTAACACAGGTTACGATACCTACTGGATGGGGAAAAACCTCAACCGCCTGTCCGGCTTGATCGGCATTGCCGATATGCTCGATGACAGCGACGCCGGGGTAACACCTATGACGACCGACATGCTGGACAGCTTAAAAGGCCAGCTGGAATACTGGTTTGACGGCAACAAACCCACGCCGGACAGCTATTTTTATTACAACCAGGACTACGGCACCCTGATCGGTTACCCGGCAAGTTATGGCTCGGATAACGATCTTAACGACCATCACTTTCATTACGGTTACTGGATCAATGCCGCCGCCCAGGTCGCCCTGAGGGACCCCGACTGGGCCCGGGACGAGAACTGGGGCGGCATGGTCAAAGAGCTGATCAATGATATCGCCGGTTATGACAGAAACAGCAGCCGCTATCCGTTTTTGCGTAATTTTGATATCTACGAAGGCCATTCCTGGGCATCGGGTACCGTGCCCCACAACCCCGACGGCGTCTGGGCCGGGGGCAACAACAACGAAGCCTCCTCCGAAGGCATCAACGCCTGGGCCGGTTTGATCCTCTGGGGAGAAGCCACCGGCGATAAAGCCATCCGGGATCTGGGGATCTACCTCTACACCCATGAAGTCGAAACCGCCAACAGCTATTGGTTTAACCTTTACGGCGATATCGGTCATAAGGACTATCCCAACATCGAAGCCTCCCGTGTCTGGGGCGGCGGTTATGATCACAGTACCTGGTGGACAGAAGATCCGGTGCAGACCCATGCCATCAACTTTTTACCTATCACCGCCGCCTCCATGTACCTGGGAGAAAACCCCGATTTTGTCCAGCAAAACTTCGATGCCATCTGGGGCGAATATGAACTTTGGGACGGCAACAGCGGAGTGGAAGACAAAGAGCTGATGCGGGACCGCTGGCAGGATTTGATCAGCGAATACCTGGCGTTTGCCGACCCGGATGCCGCCCTTGCCCGCTGGAAGTCCACCAATATCAGCGACGACCCGGTAAACGGCATCGACCCGGCGCTGGGCATCGAATTTGGCGAGTCCAGGGCGCATACCTATCACCATATAAAATCCCTGCAACTTTTGGGACAGCCTGACTTTAGCATACGCCCGGTAGGCCACAGCCTGGGACTGGTGTTTAATAAAAACGGCGTCAAAACCTATGTTGCCTATAATGCCGCTAATACCGATAAAACCTTGCTCTTTAGCGACGGCAAAGGGCTGGTGGTTCCGGCGAACAGCATGGCCCAGGGACCGGGTGTCACAATATCAGACAGTGATAATGACGGTGTAGCCGATCCCTTAGACCTTTGCCCGAATACCCCAACGGGTACCCAGGTCGATGCCAACGGTTGCCCGGTAACGGTTACCGACAGTGATAATGATGGTGTTATCGACAGCCAGGATTTGTGCCCGAATACCCCGGCAGGCACCCAGGTCGATGCTAACGGCTGCCCGATAATGATTACCGACAGTGACAATGACGGCGTTGCCGACAACTTAGACCTGTGCCCGAATACCCCGGCAGGCACCCAGGTCGATGCCAATGGCTGCCCGGTAACCGTTACCGACAGTGACAATGACGGCGTTGCCGACAACTTAGACCTGTGCCCGGACACCCCGGCAGGCACCCAGGTCGATGCCAACGGCTGCCCGGTAACGGTTACCGATAGTGACAATGACGGTGTTGCCGATAATTTAGATCTGTGTCCGAATACCCCGGCAGGCATCCAGGTCGATGCCAACGGCTGTCCCCTGGTCGTACAGGAATTCGGCATTGCACAAAACACCGCGACTTCGGTCACCTTTTATGTCAACACCAACGACTGGGCGATAGTGCACTATCAGGTAAACAGCGGTGGCCAGCTTAACGTGCAGATGACGCACAACGGCTCGCGCAACGAATACACAGTCACCGGACTAAACCCGGGAGACAGCATAGACTACTGGTTTACCTACAACACGCCAACCGGTGCTATCGATACCCCGTCTCAGCCCAGCTACACGGTCACGGGCAGCACCACCCCAAACGACAGCGACAATGACGGCGTACCGGACAGCAGTGATTTATGCCCGGGGACGCCTGCGGGCACTCAGGTTGACAACTCAGGCTGCCCGGTAACTACTCCTGAGCCTGAACCTACCCCTGACGACGATTTTGGCATTACCCAGCCGAGCACCACTGCCGTCAACTTTTATGTCAACACCAGCGACTGGGCCATAGTCCATTACAAGGTCAACAAGGGTACCCAGCAAAACGTCACTATGGCGGCGATCGGCAACCAAAAAACCTATACGGTAGAAGGACTGACCCCGGGGGACAGCATAGATTACTGGTTTACCTATAACACTCCCACAGGCGCCATAGATACCCCGCCCCAACCTACTTACCAGGTTGCATCAACACCGGACGGGCCGGATACCCCGGCCCCGGACAGCGATGGCGACGGTATCCCCGACAGCCGCGATTTATGCGCAGACACTCCCCCGGGCACCCAGGTAGATAACAACGGCTGCCCGGTAAACACCCTAGTTAATCAGGAAGTGGCCAGCGCCAATGGCCTGCTGGTGGGGGGAGCCGACTCCCCTTTTCCCGGCTTTACCTTATACAGCTTTGATAACGACAGCACCGGCCAGAGCAACTGCTTTGATGCCTGCGCCCAAAGCTGGCCGCCGCTGCTGGTTACAGACGGGGTGCCTTCGGGCATCCCTCACCAGAGCGATTTAAGCACAGTCGATCGGGGCAACGGTACTTTCCAGGTGGCTTACCTGGGAAAGCCCCTGTATTTTTATAGCGGCGACAGTGCTGCGGGACAAACCGGCGGCCAGGGCCAAAATAACCTCTGGTGGACGGTCGGTTACGGCCAAACGCTGGGGGAAATAGTCCCCCTGTACGATGAAAGCACGCCGCTTGCCGATGCCATCACCTTCGACCGGGGCGATGCCCTGGTCACCCGGTTTTCCGACCGGGCACGTGACCGCCACGCCAAAGAAAACCATTTTCAGGCCTATGATCACTTCCTCAGCTTTTACTGGGAAGACCGCACCGCCGCCATCGAGATCATAGATTATGTCGCCAAAGGCGGCAGCAGTATCCGCATGAATGTTAAAACCCTGAACAAACTCGACGACCTGCAGGCGGAAAACCGCTGGTGGTATATGGGCAACAACACCCTGGCGGAGTATTGCGGCAACGGCGTAATGACCACCCAGGACAACCGCAACTATGTCAAGGAAGAAAGCTGGAACTGCCGGGAAAACCGCCCTATCCAGATTGGCGACAAGCTCGAATTTGAAATCAGCCAGTTCCTCGACGCGGCAACTCTGGCGCGGGGACGCGCCAACTACTACGGCACCACCTACTTATATATAGTCGGTGAAGGCATAGTGCCCTGGGATGTTACCGACAAGGAAGCCTTTGTCGGCGGCAAAACTTTCCAGCGCGATTCTGTCCCGATACCTGAGTCTGCCCGCGCCGGCGGCGATACCAGCTTGCATGTGCAAATGACCGCAGAGCCCGACGGCCACTTCCAGCAGATGGCCACCAACCTTGCTTACGACAACGGCCAGCCCTGGGTATTGGGCCGTCGCCTCCACCACAGCTCCTTTGTCGACGGCAGCCACGACGAAAACGCGGAAAACGGCGTCTTCGAAGAGGTTGCCGGCTTAACCGAACGCCATTACATCAATGAACGCTGCAGCAGCTGCCATGTGCGCAACGGCCGCGCCGTAGCGGCCGAGCCGGGCAAGGCACTGGAGAAATGGGTCTTTAAAGTCGGCGATGTAAACGGCAACCCCCACCCCGAACTGGGCCGGGTACTGCAGGGGCGCGCCAGCGGCGCCGTCGGTGAAGGTTCTGCCTCGATAGCCTCGTGGACAGAAGCTAACGGATTGCGCTCCCCCAACTACCAATTTAGCGGCATTACCCCGGAGCAGTTTTCTGCGCGGATCACGCCGCAGCTCAACGGCCTGGGCCTGCTTGAAGCCATCCCCGAGAGCAGTATTCTTGCCCTGGCGGATGAAAACGACAGCAACGGCGACGGCATCTCGGGCAAGGCAGCCAAAGTACTCGACCCTGTCACGGGAGAGACGCGTTTAGGGCGTTTTGGCTACAAGGCAGGCAACGCCAGCATTGAACACCAGGTAGCAATGGCGCTTAATGTCGATATGGGGGTAATGACCTCAATATTACCGAATCCCGACTGCGGCAGCGCACAAACCGACTGTGCCCGCTCTGGCAGCCAGCTGGCCGATGAACACCTGGAAAACCTGGTAAAATATATTTCCCTGCTCGGCGTAAGATCCCTGCGGGATTATAACGACCCCGAAGTGCTGCGCGGCAAACAGGTCTTTAATAACATCAGCTGCAACGTCTGTCATATCGAGAGCTTTGAAACCAGCGAATTTCACCCGCTGGCAGAGCTGCGCAGCCAAACCATCTACCCGTACACGGATATGTTGTTACACGACATGGGGCCCGGCCTTGCCGACAACTTAGGCGAAGGACTGGCAACAGGGGCCGAGTGGCGCACAGCTCCCTTGTGGGGTGTGGGCCTGGCGGCCTGTGTTACCGGCGGTGTCACAGGTATCCCGGGGGGCGTCGCTTTTGGCCTGGACGGCAACGAAACCTGCACGCCAAAGCACGGCTACTTGCACGACGGCCGCGCCCGTACTTTAGATGAAGCCATCCTCTGGCACGGCGGAGAAGGCCAGGCCGCAGCCGACGCCTATCGAAACCTCAGCGCCGGTGACAAGACCGCCCTGCTCAAATTTATCGGCTCTTTGTAA
- a CDS encoding c-type cytochrome, with product MKFIKTSAAVAALISCAAFTVVAEPAKSMKHAKKATELRQSVFSLLGSNMGPLGAMARGKMPMDPVAVEKHAMRINQLSLMIADYSKTDTSGFKVQTGALDKIWQHPQDYKKRIDDLTLASANLQKVAEGKDAKAIKGAIGGVGKTCGGCHDDFKAE from the coding sequence ATGAAATTTATTAAAACATCTGCTGCCGTTGCGGCCCTGATTTCTTGTGCGGCTTTTACCGTAGTGGCTGAGCCGGCAAAGTCGATGAAGCATGCGAAAAAAGCTACTGAATTACGCCAGTCGGTGTTCAGCCTGTTGGGCAGCAACATGGGGCCTTTAGGTGCCATGGCCAGAGGCAAAATGCCTATGGATCCGGTTGCCGTTGAAAAACATGCCATGCGCATCAACCAGCTGTCTTTGATGATTGCCGACTACAGCAAAACAGATACTTCTGGTTTTAAAGTGCAAACTGGAGCCTTGGATAAAATCTGGCAGCACCCACAGGATTATAAAAAGCGTATTGACGACTTAACATTAGCTTCTGCCAATTTACAAAAAGTGGCGGAAGGCAAAGACGCCAAGGCAATTAAAGGCGCCATCGGCGGTGTTGGCAAAACCTGTGGCGGTTGCCACGACGACTTTAAAGCCGAATAA
- a CDS encoding cytochrome b/b6 domain-containing protein, translating into MSQTNKHLIWDLPVRLFHWSFALTMLGAWYTSGEEGAYIEYHMQLGYFALGLLVFRICWGFVGPKHARFSQFVPSPAKLANYLKSVKQGNADPSPGHNPLGSLMVLAMIVLVSLQAISGLFISDDVFSSGPYYGTLDTETEKLMNTLHHNVFNYIWLSIGLHILAIGYYWRVKKQNLVVPMITGKKSTPDVSPADGISSSRLLLACVVVMAAAAFVYWLVVLNAPELTEYY; encoded by the coding sequence ATGTCACAGACAAATAAACATTTAATTTGGGACTTGCCGGTACGCCTGTTCCACTGGAGCTTTGCCCTGACCATGCTGGGGGCCTGGTATACTTCAGGTGAAGAAGGCGCTTATATTGAATACCATATGCAGCTGGGCTACTTCGCCCTGGGTTTACTTGTCTTTCGCATCTGCTGGGGTTTTGTTGGCCCCAAACACGCCAGGTTTAGCCAGTTTGTGCCTTCCCCGGCGAAACTGGCCAACTATCTCAAAAGCGTCAAACAGGGCAATGCAGACCCGTCTCCCGGACACAATCCGCTGGGCAGCCTGATGGTGCTGGCGATGATAGTGCTGGTTTCACTGCAGGCCATCAGCGGCTTGTTTATCAGCGATGACGTATTCTCTTCCGGCCCCTATTACGGCACCCTGGACACAGAAACGGAAAAGCTGATGAACACCCTGCACCATAACGTGTTTAACTACATCTGGCTGTCGATAGGTTTGCATATACTGGCTATTGGCTATTACTGGCGGGTGAAAAAACAAAACCTGGTGGTGCCTATGATCACCGGGAAGAAATCGACACCGGATGTCTCACCGGCAGACGGCATCAGCAGCTCGCGCCTGCTCCTGGCCTGTGTGGTAGTCATGGCTGCAGCCGCTTTTGTTTACTGGCTGGTGGTGCTGAACGCTCCGGAATTAACTGAATATTATTAA
- a CDS encoding substrate-binding periplasmic protein, with protein sequence MLVLLSFSQQLSARTQVNVGGYYYPPFVEVSSGKVSGITLTMLEMLNRQQNQYQFNFVLTTAKQRYQDFSDKKYDMIFFENPAWDWQDFPLEISDVYLTGEEIFIALQKPGRGQKYFDNITDKLIAGILGYHYRFLDYNIDELELTLNYEIVLSENHQDNLDLLFAEKVDVVIINRSYLQQYFHRHPKKKNKLLLSDKLDQRYTHCTLIRKNSPITVKSFNLLLKQLKNNGSLKHLWQQFGLEPD encoded by the coding sequence ATGCTGGTCTTACTCTCTTTCAGCCAGCAGTTATCCGCCAGAACCCAGGTCAATGTCGGGGGATATTACTACCCGCCTTTTGTTGAAGTATCTTCGGGCAAAGTCAGCGGCATTACCCTGACTATGCTGGAAATGCTTAACCGCCAGCAAAACCAGTATCAGTTTAATTTTGTTCTTACCACCGCCAAACAACGCTACCAGGATTTTAGCGATAAAAAATACGATATGATTTTTTTTGAAAATCCGGCCTGGGACTGGCAAGACTTTCCTCTGGAAATCTCTGATGTTTATCTCACCGGAGAAGAAATTTTTATTGCCCTGCAAAAACCGGGACGCGGGCAAAAATATTTCGACAATATCACAGATAAGCTTATTGCCGGCATCCTCGGCTATCACTATCGCTTTCTGGATTACAACATAGACGAACTGGAATTAACGTTGAACTATGAAATCGTCTTATCCGAAAACCATCAGGATAATCTCGACTTATTATTCGCTGAGAAAGTCGATGTGGTTATTATCAACCGTTCATACCTACAGCAATATTTTCACCGACATCCAAAAAAGAAAAACAAACTCCTGCTCTCAGATAAATTAGATCAACGTTATACCCACTGCACCCTGATCAGAAAAAACTCCCCGATAACCGTCAAAAGTTTCAACCTGCTGCTAAAACAATTAAAAAACAACGGCTCCTTAAAGCATTTATGGCAGCAATTTGGCCTGGAACCGGATTAA
- a CDS encoding VOC family protein yields the protein MKSFIRFLFGCCVFVSAVVNAQESEQSNMLGLRTTVYTFEDLGAAKTWYSQAFGVKPYFDEPYYVGFNIRGFELGLMPEFESTAKGSNVIAYWGVEKIELEYNRLTKFGATANTPITEVGGGIKLGTVKDPFGNVLGLIYNPLFKVK from the coding sequence ATGAAGTCTTTTATTCGTTTTCTTTTTGGTTGTTGTGTTTTTGTATCGGCCGTAGTAAATGCTCAAGAATCTGAACAATCAAACATGTTAGGGCTACGGACAACCGTATACACATTTGAAGATTTAGGTGCGGCAAAAACATGGTACTCACAGGCATTTGGAGTCAAGCCTTATTTTGACGAACCTTATTATGTTGGTTTTAACATTCGGGGCTTTGAGCTTGGTTTAATGCCTGAGTTTGAATCAACTGCAAAAGGTTCAAATGTCATCGCGTATTGGGGAGTTGAGAAAATTGAATTGGAATATAATCGGCTCACTAAATTTGGTGCAACAGCAAATACACCTATAACGGAAGTTGGTGGCGGCATTAAATTAGGCACAGTTAAGGATCCTTTCGGCAATGTGCTGGGTTTAATCTATAACCCATTGTTTAAAGTTAAGTAA
- a CDS encoding nuclear transport factor 2 family protein: MTKDQLVQKYMDVFYRSSDFDSLHNIFSSDLKFEGPLYAFNTAKAYISSLKKSPPVNCSYEIIDEYSNEDSVCLIYHFIKGGKKTTMAQTFTIESGRIIAIRLIFNVQAIT; encoded by the coding sequence ATGACGAAAGATCAATTAGTACAGAAATATATGGATGTCTTTTATCGAAGTAGTGACTTCGATAGTCTACATAACATTTTCTCAAGCGATCTTAAGTTTGAAGGGCCGCTTTACGCATTTAATACTGCAAAGGCTTATATAAGTTCACTAAAAAAATCTCCGCCGGTAAATTGCAGCTATGAGATTATTGATGAATATAGCAATGAAGATTCTGTATGTTTAATTTATCACTTTATCAAAGGCGGCAAAAAAACAACGATGGCTCAAACATTCACAATCGAGTCAGGGCGCATAATAGCAATCAGATTAATATTTAATGTTCAGGCAATTACATAA
- a CDS encoding tautomerase family protein: protein MILVYGIREKLNPIKAKLSDVIHGCMKSVLGMPEDKRAHRFIPMDKEDFYYPGGRSDAYTVIEINMMAGKQAETQKALIKSLFTVIERELAIQPVDIEITIKEQAPHQWGFRGMTGDEVNDLKYKVNV from the coding sequence ATGATCCTAGTGTATGGAATTAGAGAAAAGCTTAATCCAATCAAAGCAAAGCTTTCAGATGTTATTCATGGGTGCATGAAAAGTGTTCTGGGCATGCCTGAAGATAAGCGGGCTCATAGATTTATACCAATGGATAAAGAAGATTTCTATTATCCCGGTGGCCGCAGTGATGCTTACACTGTCATTGAAATAAATATGATGGCTGGCAAGCAAGCAGAGACTCAGAAAGCTTTAATAAAGTCTCTGTTTACAGTGATAGAGCGGGAATTGGCGATACAACCAGTTGATATTGAGATCACCATCAAAGAGCAGGCACCGCACCAGTGGGGCTTTCGTGGTATGACTGGCGATGAAGTAAATGACCTGAAATATAAGGTGAATGTATAA
- a CDS encoding trypsin-like serine protease, translated as MRKIILSFIIASFSLPCFSIVTRHDIPQEKYLAKNVPEYLVDMPGEGHGVLIKPNWIVTVAHLIFSDYTGKEMLIHGQKFKIEKVILHNDAKKPDSALFKGDAKPLMDFMKTTSDIALIKLAENVSHVKPIPLYVNRDELGREITAFGRGSTGNGKNGSIFETKRQKVLRTMSNRIEVAEGNWLSITLDHDNKALALEGIDGSGDSGGPLIISDDGKQYLAGLFSWDYVEGDLKSFKHGLYGGKSYQIRISSYANWINQKIKSN; from the coding sequence ATGAGAAAAATAATTCTATCCTTCATTATTGCAAGCTTCTCACTGCCTTGCTTTTCTATTGTTACCAGACATGATATCCCTCAAGAAAAATACCTGGCTAAAAATGTCCCTGAGTATTTAGTCGATATGCCGGGTGAAGGCCATGGCGTATTGATCAAACCAAATTGGATTGTAACGGTAGCCCATTTAATTTTTTCGGATTACACAGGAAAAGAAATGCTTATTCACGGGCAAAAGTTCAAAATTGAAAAGGTCATCCTCCATAACGACGCTAAAAAGCCGGACAGCGCTTTATTTAAGGGGGATGCAAAACCTCTTATGGATTTCATGAAAACGACAAGTGATATCGCCCTGATTAAATTGGCAGAAAATGTATCGCATGTGAAGCCAATTCCTTTGTATGTAAACCGCGATGAACTGGGAAGAGAAATAACCGCATTTGGCAGAGGCTCAACCGGCAACGGGAAAAATGGTTCAATATTCGAGACCAAGAGACAAAAAGTGCTCCGGACAATGTCGAACAGAATTGAGGTTGCCGAAGGCAATTGGCTTTCAATTACATTAGATCACGACAATAAAGCATTGGCGCTAGAGGGCATAGACGGCTCCGGTGATAGCGGCGGGCCACTTATAATCAGCGATGATGGTAAACAATATCTGGCTGGTTTATTCAGTTGGGATTATGTAGAAGGAGACTTAAAATCCTTTAAACATGGTTTATATGGCGGAAAGTCATATCAAATAAGAATATCCAGTTACGCAAATTGGATAAACCAAAAAATAAAGAGTAACTAA